From Alienimonas californiensis, a single genomic window includes:
- a CDS encoding type 1 glutamine amidotransferase domain-containing protein, translating into MADRLSGKRIAFLATDGFEQVELTEPWQAIKDAGAEVELISLKSGEIQGMNHDEKGDTFPVDKTVDAASAGDYHGLVLPGGVANPDNLRTNAGAVSFVRDFFQQHKPVAAICHGPWTLIEADVVRGRRVTSWPSLKTDLKNAGAEWVDEECVCDEGLVTSRNPDDLPAFCAKAIEEFAEGKHAEQTA; encoded by the coding sequence ATGGCCGACCGACTCAGCGGCAAACGGATCGCCTTTCTGGCGACCGACGGTTTTGAACAGGTCGAACTGACCGAGCCCTGGCAGGCGATCAAGGACGCCGGCGCCGAGGTCGAATTGATCTCGCTCAAAAGCGGCGAGATCCAGGGGATGAACCACGACGAGAAGGGCGACACGTTCCCGGTCGACAAAACCGTCGACGCCGCCTCCGCCGGGGATTATCACGGGCTGGTGCTGCCCGGCGGGGTCGCCAATCCGGACAACCTGCGAACGAACGCGGGGGCGGTGTCGTTCGTGCGGGACTTCTTCCAGCAGCACAAGCCGGTCGCCGCGATCTGCCACGGCCCGTGGACGCTGATCGAGGCCGACGTGGTCCGCGGCCGCAGGGTCACCTCCTGGCCGAGCCTGAAGACCGACCTGAAGAACGCCGGCGCCGAGTGGGTCGACGAGGAATGCGTCTGCGACGAGGGCCTCGTCACCAGCCGCAATCCCGACGACCTGCCGGCCTTCTGCGCCAAGGCGATCGAGGAGTTCGCCGAGGGCAAGCACGCGGAGCAGACCGCCTGA
- a CDS encoding alpha/beta fold hydrolase has protein sequence MSYVTARDGARLYYKAWGEGRPVILIHGWPLSADSWDAIALPLAEAGYRTIAYDRRGFGRSEQTWTGYNYDALSDDLADVMKEIGARQDVALVGFSMGGGEVARYMSRHDGAGVTRAALISSIVPYMLKTDDNPEGVDQSVFDGIAAGLKKDRPGFYGGFFKDFYGVGVLSQPVSDEYLEWTRTVAMQGSLKATLDCANAFATTDFRGELSRFTVPTLVVHGTSDATVPIDASGRPAAAGIPNAVLKEYDGAPHGLFQTHRDRLRDDLLAFLAQ, from the coding sequence ATGAGTTACGTCACCGCCCGGGACGGCGCCCGCCTGTATTATAAAGCGTGGGGCGAGGGTCGCCCGGTGATCCTGATCCACGGCTGGCCGCTGTCGGCGGATAGCTGGGACGCGATCGCCCTGCCCCTCGCGGAGGCCGGCTACCGCACGATCGCCTACGACCGCCGCGGCTTCGGCCGGTCGGAGCAGACCTGGACCGGCTACAATTACGACGCCCTGTCGGACGACCTGGCCGACGTGATGAAAGAGATCGGCGCCCGGCAGGACGTGGCCTTGGTCGGCTTTTCCATGGGCGGCGGCGAGGTCGCCCGCTATATGAGCCGCCACGACGGGGCGGGCGTCACGCGGGCGGCGCTGATCTCGTCGATCGTGCCCTACATGCTCAAGACGGACGACAACCCGGAGGGCGTCGATCAATCCGTGTTCGACGGCATCGCCGCGGGTTTAAAAAAGGACCGCCCCGGGTTCTACGGCGGGTTCTTCAAGGACTTCTACGGCGTGGGCGTGCTCTCGCAGCCGGTCAGCGACGAATATCTGGAGTGGACTCGCACCGTGGCGATGCAGGGCAGTTTGAAGGCAACGCTGGACTGCGCGAACGCCTTCGCCACGACGGACTTCCGCGGCGAACTGTCCCGTTTCACCGTGCCGACGCTGGTCGTGCACGGCACGAGCGACGCGACGGTGCCGATCGACGCCAGCGGCCGCCCCGCCGCCGCCGGCATCCCGAACGCCGTCCTCAAAGAATACGACGGCGCCCCCCACGGCCTGTTCCAGACGCACCGGGACCGACTCCGCGACGACCTGCTCGCGTTCCTCGCACAGTAG